A genome region from Cryptosporidium parvum Iowa II chromosome 8, whole genome shotgun sequence includes the following:
- a CDS encoding VPS13 like protein involved in vacuolar protein trafficking, which produces MSLRELVVGSTQMLVESVLRRINENLLNYFINLPESIWLSGFLDQVNLKDVMLNTRAFSNEWYSLDIPFRLKYGHIRRASIQVLLAHSKLVMEVEGVVLIVGPNLAYKSYEDVIRNSMDNVFGLVELFKHIQTIRYNNDSFEEGLGSQKGEVSENLLNINSSSKEGLNALLRWLFRYVPDLSLSIRNLYIRYEDDVLDTSHPMSAGIHINSVTINPARNCWEFQWPTEEKEQVGFTSKGSSDSETDPTNLGKTQHPLSINNSSADPRGIFSIKVKGLSAFWDDESAPFIPISLLEQTEASNDKFGVFSAVTIDDIQNLVNSNLHYHTRIISNLNISAQFGFVNPFIHKLSNEKSRQSNDISANGSDNSSSNSMINGSNFGQGSSSEPISSQESSSSSSSSTSKNSTENNGYIAKDYLNDYYTGSNIATLLNINIQSGFEINVYPQMIHGLVRFVTLYNQFQFWTQVRRFRPIERPGSGKTPAEVRAICRDWWIFSLKYYRNIKYKDNKQNSLRDEINYRVERKKYIKIIKKWKWIEFMITGQKPILNSGTIIHRTGTNEYNACKFGGMSGPAEFGKMNEYAKSIGTSISFLDSNLNGNPSLSSILGLSSLIINHLGVSFNLSRYWQYDVEVLQKVSEKSDDMRCILTVLQHHSYWVVSQWHILAEREFEIEFALFQNSSTIQKKQKGAMDTFSNVNHNMDIKTKNILTLLAYGLHIQTDSSVWELISKLRDSYIDLIRRITQDDSLSNRIKESLQSKSSLLSGGSVFEFKLTSGIPSTVPTQISNFIQENIERHPYVIFGTGIFKKSLIETDILSDFFGVGLNSKLLMKRRDWHAIRLRLHLWGRFYDEYFEAFPLAISETLEINQLMNLSYHLDFQQMNKLFSISMQSDSLCFSTLVSSQATSSNPMEDIDMSMGVTNVTMARPKSQQISIIERDPEFSLSLSSSSTKLEKSEENRNEMDHIGKDNHTDKSEIYNLSKSGISMNQLNKEYASMESNEMVEEESIINSTSVKKKSFKFEKKLPYVFKDSSNVPEWLSDLAGPGISLPKIISNKIIGICIPKFEVNICHLVSDSKKSTGNGKSGPNNGESNVETTGFSPNNSNRIDGIKRSYHSLARYFSRNAQDTGNNTMVTSVFTPRKLFGIVITGLGFNMSTCTSLRVSSCFKRMELIVWNYNDSNLMRDFISSIKSDRSVNKKMIRDDQIVIFSMSDERQNTSNESSSSSNYVQNKGNTLGSSITTVSGSISVSGSGSGSGSGSSSRLEVLGIGMGQMNNFPENPSIEGGVDGNKVQTPNRRGSSSLNEYDSSPSLTHYVDEAHGGTFSSYIVGNGRQGGLTSSKSVRFEDSRGISTSSTSLGKNSSVISASSELTNESSFGSIRNDNNNTTSVSVPSTMNNNQTNSIIRYMRRWNYLSLVMLPPNNSTNKESKGEVRGNGESNFLSFVFKLPFYLKMDINLTPVTIVLNEQLLDNIRGEILKLIQVCLLTIWSQYKGLGAFPVTDGFRELLVQEVSTSGSGNGLVESSREENNFELLLCHPFNLSLNKYNAINKLNKIEWNKINSLLNKVHVRISIRLPSVELFMLNESIEYFRQMDDDLFIERNSDERFENVSFDLSTSFKLSVESQTILIGTIIDKLRGNINRLYFRGFQMKFDTQQNITSIIRLYLRFKNLISDRYGNIIAIMNLFKDYKFDNISRHSLTSFTDEILRLQCEKLPDTNNILLKEFTLSLDEKSGTKVERDEKKSVEVEKVGMEAEREVEAEREVETEREVETEKTMKTEKEMDVEKEIDMKKGIDVRKKVELDRAVETEEKRMGTEEKGIESKKKESIDSLSKLPRQEYSQHTVLIQPTEPIPAPVITSYPSPTVSPCISPTISPTPIPSTFVSPAFSVYSAPNHSQYPLPTHIHTSDVTNSVLSEAITRAIPVTTPHEQVITTVDNTQTYSVREVRTEDNEIRRSSQYNSANVKPINLHENQIGTEINNTNGNFETRRKSSNLILIRDIETQSLKDKNDNHSLTIEKQGTEEEKRNSNDYHHLRLHHHIPTKNQANLVPHIGKVCEEKESEILNREFIQRNNNHEYIETQSSPHQNTKKIQKKKPPISLRSGFNFNN; this is translated from the coding sequence ATGTCTTTAAGAGAACTGGTAGTGGGATCGACTCAGATGCTTGTGGAGAGTGTATTAAGGAGgataaatgaaaatttgcTGAATTACTTTATCAATTTGCCAGAAAGTATTTGGTTGAGTGGGTTTTTAGACCAAgtaaatttgaaagatgTAATGTTAAATACAAGAGCGTTTTCCAATGAATGGTATTCTTTAGATATACCTTTCAGACTTAAATATGGACATATAAGAAGAGCAAGTATCCAAGTTTTGTTAGCTCACTCAAAATTGGTGATGGAAGTTGAAGGGGTTGTATTAATTGTAGGCCCAAATTTGGCTTATAAATCATACGAGGATGTGATAAGGAATTCAATGGACAATGTATTTGGGTTGGTTGAACTATTTAAGCATATCCAAACAATTAGATACAACAATGATAGTTTTGAGGAAGGTTTAGGATCCCAAAAAGGGGAAGTTTCTGAGAATCTACTCAATATTAACTCGTCAAGTAAAGAAGGATTAAACGCACTTCTTAGATGGCTTTTTAGGTATGTTCCTGATTTGTCCCTTAGTATTAGAAATCTTTACATTCGCTATGAAGATGATGTGTTGGATACTTCTCATCCAATGTCAGCAGGAATTCATATTAATTCTGTGACTATTAATCCCGCTAGAAACTGTTGGGAATTTCAATGGCCAACTGAAGAGAAAGAACAAGTTGGATTTACTTCAAAGGGTAGCTCAGACTCTGAGACTGATCCAACCAATTTAGGTAAAACACAGCATCCtctttcaattaataattctagTGCAGATCCAAGGGGTATTTTCagtattaaagttaaagGTTTAAGCGCCTTTTGGGATGATGAATCTGCTCCATTTATTCCTATTTCATTGCTAGAGCAAACTGAAGCTTcaaatgataaatttggAGTATTTTCAGCAGTAACTATTGATGATATCCAGAATCTAGTCAACTCTAATCTACATTATCACACAAGGattatttcaaatcttaatatttctgCTCAGTTTGGGTTTGTAAATCCTTTCATCCACAAGCTTTCTAACGAAAAAAGTCGTCAAAGCAATGATATCAGTGCTAATGGTAGTGATAATAGTAGTAGCAATAGTATGATTAATGGTAGTAACTTTGGACAAGGCTCTTCCTCTGAACCAATATCTTCTCAAGAATCCTCGTCTTCATCGTCATCTTCTACTTCCAAAAATTCAACTGAAAATAATGGTTATATAGCAAAAGATTATTTGAACGATTACTATACTGGTTCTAATATTGCTACATTActgaatattaatatacaGAGTggatttgaaattaatgttTATCCACAAATGATTCACGGACTTGTTAGATTCGTAACTCTCTATAATCAGTTTCAATTTTGGACACAAGTAAGGAGGTTTAGACCAATTGAAAGGCCAGGAAGTGGTAAAACTCCTGCTGAAGTCAGAGCAATTTGTAGAGATTGGTGGATCTTTAGTCTTAAATATTAcagaaatatcaaatacAAAGACAACAAACAAAATAGTCTTAGAGATGAAATTAACTACAGggttgaaagaaaaaaatatatcaagATTATCAAAAAATGGAAATGGATCGAATTTATGATTACTGGCCAAAAACCTATTTTGAACTCTGGGACCATTATACACAGGACTGGTACTAATGAGTataatgcatgcaaatttgGCGGGATGAGTGGGCCCGCCGAATTTGGCAAGATGAATGAATATGCTAAAAGTATTGGAACTTCTATTTCATTTCTGGATTCGAATTTGAATGGTAATCCAAGTTTGTCATCAATTCTCGGTCTAAGTTctcttattattaatcatttgGGTgtatcttttaatttaagtAGATATTGGCAATACGATGTTGAAGTCTTACAAAAGGTATCAGAGAAAAGTGATGATATGAGATGTATATTAACTGTATTGCAACACCATTCTTATTGGGTGGTATCTCAATGGCATATTTTAGCAGAACGTGAGTTTGAAATTGAGTTTgctttatttcaaaatagtTCAACTATCCAAAAAAAGCAAAAAGGAGCTATGGATACATTTTCTAATGTAAACCATAATATGGATATCAAAACTAAGAATATCTTAACTTTACTAGCTTATGGCCTTCATATTCAGACTGATTCATCAGTTTGGGAGTTAATTAGTAAGTTAAGAGATAGTTATATTGATCTTATTAGGAGAATAACGCAAGATGACTCTTTGAGTAACCGTATTAAAGAGAGTCTTCAATCTAAATCATCACTTTTGAGTGGAGGATcagtttttgaatttaaactAACTTCAGGAATTCCATCAACGGTACCGACACAAATATCTAATTTTatacaagaaaatattgaaagacATCCTTATGTTATTTTTGGAACAGGAATCTTTAAGAAAAGTTTAATTGAAACTGATATTTTATCTGACTTCTTTGGTGTGGGGTTGAATTCTAAGTTACTAATGAAGAGACGAGATTGGCATGCAATCAGGCTTAGGTTACATTTATGGGGGAGGTTTTatgatgaatattttgaagCCTTTCCATTAGCTATTTCAGAGACTTTAGAgattaatcaattaatgaaCTTGAGCTACCACTTAGACTTCCAGCAAATGAACAAATTGTTTAGTATTTCAATGCAAAGTGATTCTTTATGTTTCTCAACTTTAGTTTCTTCTCAGGCTACATCTTCAAATCCTATGGAAGATATTGATATGTCAATGGGAGTTACAAATGTGACTATGGCAAGACCAAAGAGTCAACAAATATCGATCATTGAAAGAGATCCAGAGTTTTCATTATCTTTGTCATCTTCTTCAACTAAACTTGAGAAATCTGAGGAGAATAGGAATGAAATGGATCATATTGGAAAGGATAATCATACAGATAAGTCTGAAATCTATAATTTGTCTAAATCAGGTATCTCTatgaatcaattaaataaagaatacGCAAGTATGGAGTCTAATGAGATGGTAGAGGAGGAAAGTATTATAAATAGTACATCTgttaaaaagaaatcattCAAGTTTGAGAAAAAGTTACCATATGTCTTTAAAGATTCATCAAATGTTCCAGAATGGCTGAGTGATTTGGCAGGACCTGGAATTAGCCTTCCTAAGatcatttcaaataaaattattgggATTTGTATTCCTAAATTTGAGGTTAATATTTGTCATTTGGTTAGTGACAGTAAAAAATCTACAGGAAATGGTAAATCTGGACCAAATAATGGTGAATCCAATGTAGAAACTACAGGATTTAGCCcgaataattcaaataggATTGATGGAATCAAAAGAAGTTACCACTCATTAGCAAGATATTTTAGTAGAAATGCTCAGGATACTGGTAATAATACTATGGTAACGAGTGTATTTACTCCAAGAAAGCTTTTTGGGATTGTGATTACTGGCTTAGGATTTAATATGAGTACATGCACAAGCCTTAGAGTAAGTTCTTGCTTTAAGAGGATGGAGTTGATAGTTTGGAACTATAATGACAGTAACTTGATGAGAGATTTCATTTCCAGTATCAAGTCGGATAGGTCAGTaaacaagaaaatgatCAGAGATGATCAAATTGTCATATTTTCAATGTCTGATGAAAGACAAAATACTAGTAATgaatcatcatcatcatcaaattATGTACAAAATAAGGGAAATACTTTGGGTAGTAGTATTACAACTGTATCCGGATCTATTTCTGTATCAGGATCAGGATCTGGATCTGGATCTGGATCAAGTTCAAGGTTAGAAGTTTTGGGAATAGGAATGGGTCAAATGAATAACTTTCCCGAAAACCCTTCAATTGAAGGAGGAGTTGATGGAAATAAAGTCCAAACTCCAAATAGAAGAGGTTCTTCAAGCTTAAATGAATATGATAGTTCTCCATCTTTAACTCATTATGTAGACGAAGCACATGGAGGTACATTTTCGTCATATATTGTTGGAAATGGACGACAAGGTGGTTTGACATCTTCAAAAAGTGTGAGATTTGAAGATTCAAGAGGAATAAGTACTAGTTCAACTTCATTAGGAAAGAATTCTTCAGTCATTTCAGCTTCTTCTGAATTAACTAATGAATCAAGTTTTGGTAGTATTagaaatgataataataatacaacaTCAGTATCGGTACCTAGTACtatgaataataatcaaacaAATAGTATTATAAGATATATGAGAAGATGGAATTACTTGAGTTTGGTGATGTTACCACCAAATAATTCGActaataaagaaagtaaaGGAGAAGTGAGAGGAAATGGAGAATCCAATTTTTTAAGCTTTGTATTTAAGTTAcctttttatttaaagatggATATTAATTTGACGCCTGTAACTATTGTACTTAACGAACAGCTTCTTGATAATATTCGTGgtgaaattttgaaattaattcaggTATGTCTATTGACTATTTGGAGTCAGTATAAAGGACTTGGAGCATTTCCAGTTACTGATGGATTTAGAGAATTATTAGTACAAGAAGTTAGTACTAGTGGTAGTGGTAATGGATTAGTAGAGAGTTCTCGAGAAGAGAATAACTTTGAATTACTTCTTTGCCACCCTTTTAACTTATCattaaacaaatataaTGCTATTAATaagttaaataaaatagaatGGAATAAgattaattcattattaaataaagtaCATGTAAGGATTTCAATTAGGTTACCTTCAGTGGAGTTATTTATGTTAAATGAATCAATCGAATATTTCCGTCAAATGGAtgatgatttatttattgaaagaaattcagatgaaagatttgaaaatgTATCATTTGATTTATCAACATCTTTTAAACTTTCTGTTGAATCTCAAACTATTTTGATTGGGacaattattgataaattacGTGGGAATATCAATAGATTATACTTTAGAGGCTTTCAAATGAAATTCGATACTCAACAAAATATAACTAGTATAATAAGGTTATATTTGAGattcaagaatttaatttcgGATAGATACGgtaatattattgctaTTATGAACTTATTCAAGGATTacaaatttgataatatctCTAGACACTCTCTAACAAGTTTTACTGACGAGATCTTGAGGCTTCAATGCGAAAAATTACCTGATACTAACAATATCTTGCTTAAAGAATTTACTTTAAGCTTGGATGAAAAGTCAGGTACTAAAGTTGAAAGAGATGAGAAGAAGTCAGTGGAAGTGGAAAAAGTGGGAATGGAAGCGGAGAGAGAGGTGGAAGCAGAGAGAGAGGTGGAAACAGAAAGGGAAGTGGAGACAGAAAAGACAATGAAAACAGAGAAAGAAATGGATGTGGAAAAGGAAATTGATATGAAAAAGGGAATAGATGTGAGAAAGAAGGTGGAACTGGATAGAGCAGTGGAGACAGAGGAAAAGAGAATGGGAACGGAGGAAAAAGGAATTGAATCGAAGAAAAAAGAGTCTATAGATTCTTTATCCAAACTTCCAAGGCAAGAATATTCTCAACACACTGTCCTAATTCAACCTACAGAGCCTATTCCTGCTCCAGTTATAACATCGTATCCATCTCCAACAGTATCTCCTTGTATTTCTCCAACAATTTCTCCAACACCTATTCCATCTACATTTGTATCTCCAGCATTTTCTGTATATTCTGCTCCAAATCATTCTCAATATCCTCTTCCAACACATATTCATACTTCTGATGTTACTAATTCAGTTTTGTCCGAAGCCATAACTAGAGCAATCCCAGTAACAACACCACATGAACAGGTAATTACTACTGTCGATAACACACAAACATATTCTGTTAGAGAGGTTAGAACAGAAGACAATGAAATTCGCCGTTCTTCTCAGTATAATAGTGCTAATGTGAAGCCAATAAACTTGCATGAAAACCAAATAGGAACAGAAATTAACAATACAAATGGAAATTTTGAAACTAGAAGAAAGTCTAGCAACCTTATATTAATTAGAGACATTGAGACTCAGAGCCTTAAAGATAAGAATGATAACCACAGTCTTACTATAGAAAAACAAGGAACAgaggaagaaaaaagaaactcAAATGACTATCATCACCTCCGCCTCCATCATCATATTCCAACCAAAAACCAAGCAAATTTAGTTCCTCATATTGGTAAAGTATGCgaagaaaaagaatctGAAATTCTTAACAGGGAATTTATACAAAGAAATAACAACcatgaatatattgaaacACAATCTTCACCTCATCAAAACACTaagaaaatacaaaaaaagaagcCTCCAATATCTCTTAGGTCTGgcttcaattttaataattaa
- a CDS encoding glycyl-tRNA synthetase, translating into MNRKTLIERREALENLLKRRFFIAPSFEIYGGVAGLFDYGPPGCALKSEVESFWRRHFVLAEDMLEISATCLTPYNPLKASGHVDRFTDSMITDIKTNEYYRADKVLEEYVENRLKEKSSNPPKSEEEKNELETLGIKAGSMSIDEIKESLNKYQIKPPSGGEWSEPYPFNLMFRTKIGPKEVEGKNDSVGFMRPETAQGIFVNFKRLYEYNGKKLPFSVAQIGLGFRNEIAPRNGLLRVREFQMAEIEHFIHPDRKDHPKFDDVALKCLPLYSSKTQLNNGEIERNITLKEAVHGEEKIINNETLAYFLSRTYDFLISIGINPDGIRFRQHLSTEMAHYASDCWDAEVLTSYGWIECAGHADRSCYDLLQHSKATKTDLFASEKYDEPQFKTVLVLTLNKPLIGKTFKQEASLVTEALQEIANKGDISFQEKLNQSNKALLKYKSCENGKEYQWEISSEMAKFEFQTKKVTEEQFTPGVIEPSFGIGRIIYCLLEHSFKIREDLSEIQDQSTGNKNTNNSPDNEMQRSYLSLPALIAPVKCSILPISSNAIFNDLINLLHKSFINHGISCKVDTSSASIGRRYARTDEIGIPFGITIDFQSVKDDTVTLRERDSMKQVRISSSEVPSVISKIINQQITWENVLENYPLFTQQSNE; encoded by the coding sequence atgaaTCGGAAAACACTTATAGAAAGAAGAGAAGCACTTGAGAATCTTTTAAAGAGAAGGTTTTTTATAGCTCCatcttttgaaatatatgGAGGAGTAGCAGGACTATTTGACTATGGTCCTCCAGGATGTGCATTAAAGTCAGAAGTTGAGAGTTTCTGGAGAAGACATTTTGTATTAGCTGAAGATATGTTGGAGATTAGTGCAACTTGTTTAACTCCATATAACCCTTTAAAGGCATCGGGTCATGTTGATAGATTTACTGATTCAATGATAACAGATATAAAAACTAATGAATATTATAGAGCTGATAAAGTTTTAGAAGAGTATGTTGAAAATAGATTAAAGgaaaaatcttcaaatcCCCCAAAGTCAGAGGAAGAGAAGAATGAATTAGAAACTTTGGGAATTAAGGCAGGTTCAATGAGTATTGATGAGATAAAAGAAAGTTTAAATAAGTACCAAATTAAGCCACCAAGTGGTGGAGAATGGTCAGAACCATATCCATTCAATTTAATGTTCAGAACAAAAATTGGCCCTAAAGAGGTTGAAGGAAAGAATGATAGTGTTGGTTTTATGAGACCTGAAACCGCACAAGGAATTTTTGTGAATTTTAAAAGATTATATGAATATAATGGAAAAAAACTACCATTTTCAGTAGCTCAAATTGGTTTGGGATTTAGAAATGAAATTGCTCCTAGAAATGGACTTTTAAGAGTTAGAGAATTCCAGATGGCAGAAATTGAACATTTTATACATCCTGATAGAAAGGATCATCCTAAATTTGATGATGTTGCCTTAAAATGTCTTCCATTATATTCAAGTAAGACTCAACTTAATAATGGTGAAATTGAGAGAAATATTACATTAAAAGAAGCAGTACATGGTGAAGaaaagattattaataatgaaactTTAGCTTATTTCTTATCTAGAACTTATGATTTTCTTATTTCTATTGGTATTAATCCAGATGGAATAAGATTTAGACAACATTTAAGTACTGAAATGGCACATTATGCAAGCGATTGCTGGGATGCTGAAGTATTGACATCATATGGTTGGATTGAATGTGCTGGTCATGCTGATAGATCATGTTATGACTTATTACAACATTCAAAAGCAACAAAAACTGATTTATTTGCATCTGAAAAGTATGATGAGCCTCAATTCAAGACAGTTTTAGTATTAACATTAAATAAACCATTAATAGGAAAAACATTTAAACAGGAGGCATCATTAGTAACAGAAGCATTACAAGAGATTGCAAATAAAGGAGATATTAGTTTCCAGGAAAAGCTCAATCAATCTAATAAGGctcttttaaaatataaatcatGCGAAAATGGAAAAGAATATCAATGGGAGATATCATCAGAAATGGCCAAATTTGAATTCCAGACAAAGAAAGTAACAGAAGAGCAATTTACTCCTGGTGTTATTGAACCTTCATTTGGAATTGgaagaataatatattgTTTATTGGAACATAGTTTTAAAATTAGAGAGGATTTATCTGAAATTCAAGATCAGAGTACTGgtaataaaaatacaaataattcaCCTGATAACGAAATGCAGAGAAGTTATTTATCTTTACCAGCTTTAATTGCTCCAGTAAAATGTTCAATATTACCTATAAGTTCTAATGcaatttttaatgatttgATAAATCTTTTACATAAAAGTTTTATTAATCATGGTATTTCATGCAAAGTAGATACATCATCTGCTTCAATTGGAAGAAGATATGCAAGAACTGATGAAATTGGTATTCCTTTTGGTATTACTATAGATTTTCAAAGTGTAAAAGATGATACTGTAACATTAAGAGAGAGAGATTCAATGAAACAAGTTAGaatatcatcatcagaAGTTCCATCTGTAATTTCAAAGATTATTAATCAACAAATTACTTGGGAAAATGTTTTAGAGAATTATCCATTATTCACTCAACAATCAAATGAATAG
- a CDS encoding hypothetical protein (transcripts identified by EST) — translation MKFNSKNERTKELKCDEDVKIVMHSNELGVELPTLETTDSIDRQSNDSISSAQIISLTPKRCSKGKEMSNIEYMASFGKENRDLNHGDVTNNMFGSQSSSLVNSVERTTAPSSMMGSLSRYDSCYHSNLSPNTNFQTPSGRDPKRRNISNISSLGESFQNRENEKSNNSNFLGSRKDLVESNGLTNISGASNSTIQSNQINNSVLLSAVLQVIASIQKLKNGEQANAVSRGRMATNTANINNANTVMSNGAIINNNAATQILGSKLPGVHPTTAALALAYSLSVAASAKRTLSGTPVNSDDIIQGLNQIISEKNSSNSLAMNTENTDNLKITGELIQSIVSSLSSLISNSQGESANTIQKKDKDCLISPKRTNELSDISKVSKLGGIDSRTSGSSYNLKLPPMDFIINEKSLCNDFRKANNFQNVGNNNFNLNKSVLLDVTNNISNANNYKFQSYLEAESSLGMEPRIEDSFSQIEYVNQASQMNRLNHSKSMASNTENIQNEINNNSRLLRENNYNPLLSEISRCSEKKIILESSNNCIWNDLLYNQVFDHVDFETPFTRKHAYMRNELVFCNKPILEIDHGGDSFSMPSYIRIPSNNFPNSNNRNGYSNNNNINHSNIYNNSKPNFTHSSKYPPPNNFDFYNLHKYNPRIQSFCDDLLVNTNSRRNSQIFNSINYLMQIVGDGNMNNNNNSNNNGK, via the coding sequence atgaagtttaattcaaagaatGAACGAACAAAAGAGTTAAAATGTGACGAAGATGTGAAAATAGTTATGCATTCAAATGAATTAGGAGTGGAGCTTCCAACATTAGAAACTACTGATTCCATTGATAGACAATCCAATGATTCAATCAGTTCAGCTCAAATTATTAGCTTAACTCCTAAAAGGTGTTCCAAAGGAAAAGAAATgtcaaatattgaatatatggCCTCTTttggaaaagaaaatagagATTTAAATCATGGAGATGttacaaataatatgtTTGGATCACaatcttcttctttggTTAATAGTGTTGAAAGAACAACAGCTCCCTCATCTATGATGGGTAGTCTATCTAGATATGATAGTTGTTATCACTCAAATTTAAGTCCAAACACAAATTTTCAAACTCCTTCTGGAAGAGATCCaaagagaagaaatatCTCAAATATATCATCTTTAGGTGAAAGTTTTCAAAATAgggaaaatgaaaaatcaaataactCAAATTTTTTGGGGTCCAGGAAAGACTTAGTGGAATCTAATGGTTTGACAAATATTTCGGGAGCATCGAATAGTACGATTCAGTCTAATCagattaataattcagtTCTTCTTTCGGCCGTTCTTCAAGTTATAGCTTCTATTCAGAAACTGAAGAATGGAGAACAAGCAAATGCAGTTAGTAGAGGTAGAATGGCAACGAATACagcaaatataaataatgcTAATACCGTCATGAGCAATGGAGCaattattaacaataatgcTGCAACACAAATCCTTGGTTCAAAGCTCCCTGGAGTACATCCAACTACAGCAGCTTTGGCTCTGGCCTATTCTCTTTCAGTTGCGGCTTCTGCAAAGAGGACTTTAAGCGGAACACCAGTAAACTCTGATGACATCATTCAAGGTTTGAATCAGataatttcagaaaaaaattctaGTAATAGTCTTGCAATGAATACAGAAAATACTGATAATCTGAAAATCACTGGCGAGCTCATACAAAGTATTGTTTCGTCCTTGAGTTCTTTGATTTCTAATTCTCAAGGAGAATCTGCAAATactattcaaaaaaaagataaagatTGTTTAATTTCTCCAAAAAGGACAAATGAATTGAGTGACATTTCCAAGGTATCAAAACTAGGGGGAATAGATTCCAGAACTTCAGGATCCTCATATAACTTGAAGCTACCACCGATGgattttataataaacGAAAAATCATTATGCAACGATTTTAGAAAAGCCAATAACTTCCAAAATGTGgggaataataattttaatctGAATAAGTCAGTTCTTTTAGACGtaactaataatattagcaATGCTAATAATTATAAGTTTCAATCATATTTAGAAGCAGAATCGAGTTTGGGTATGGAGCCTAGAATTGAGGATTCTTTTAGTCAGATTGAGTATGTAAATCAAGCTTCTCAAATGAACAGATTAAATCATTCTAAAAGTATGGCTAGTAATactgaaaatattcaaaatgagattaataataattctcgATTATTACGTGagaataattataatcCTTTATTATCCGAAATTTCTAGATGTtcagaaaagaaaattattctcGAATCTAGCAATAATTGTATATGGAATGATTTGTTATATAACCAAGTATTTGATCATGTTGATTTTGAAACTCCATTTACTCGTAAACACGCTTATATGAGAAATGAGCTGGTATTTTGTAATAAGCcaatattggaaattgATCATGGAGGAGATTCATTCTCAATGCCAAGTTATATACGTATCCCAAGCAAtaattttccaaattctaataatagaaatggatattcaaataataataatataaatcatTCCAATATATATAACAATTCCAAGCCTAATTTTACTCATTCATCTAAATATCCGCctccaaataattttgatttttataatttgcATAAGTACAACCCCAGAATTCAGTCATTCTGTGACGATCTTCTCGTAAACACGAATAGCCGAAGAAATTCCCAGATATTTAATTCCATTAACTACTTAATGCAAATAGTTGGCGATGGAAAcatgaataataataataatagtaataataatggtaaataa